One genomic segment of Dehalogenimonas alkenigignens includes these proteins:
- a CDS encoding DUF4129 domain-containing transglutaminase family protein, translating to MNVTPVTSRSGFVWLNLALVLLSLGVAVYSLEAARWINPQPSLLLPFLLGVAAGSLLGASRLPGAIAAGLSLIGAAGMAVWQSLSLFSDLAGLSKWDRWLEALSRPSDNQIAFAVFLVAVCWLAGVTGAWFAARRRNGWPAFIIGALIVSLNVANLTREFEFIIPLYLVAGLVMVAASASNGRGTRLLAGLPLCLLIVLAAFALPQSPAADLKLQVGGESILAALKDNTLNIFSAVPSKVKTVRSSNQDSVSFSAAPDQSDAIRFIIDFPTSGYFTTRYYDTYSAAGWTVSQSAATEITPNQPIIGAAPPARSIAISYQVENQVKTDLILVNGYPLSVSIPVLSRSLLSPEGNDIMTLISPRLLAVYQTYQVTGRLPAVTAAELALAAGKYPDWIAERYLQLPSNLPRSVSQLSRFLTRDKVTAYEKVMAVKEYLGSFSYEISGTAVATGADGVAQFIASRQGNCVNFASAAVVLLRSAGIPARFCQGYLGIERDADTNRLIIRGHDSHTWAEVYFPDYGWIVLETTPGRPADSLENSAAVISGDILPPPPSTNPFLPGGEIEDTAGAASLDPAGGGMPETGGWVLALAFLLPSIALAAGGGTLYLSRASSAGSAYARLGLVGRLFRLRPNPAETPLEYARRLSARLPSEAAGISAVAGAYARVRYGPAKTRSAQDDDGLRYEWRQLSLRLIRLRFGLASPEN from the coding sequence GTGAACGTCACTCCGGTCACCAGCCGATCAGGGTTTGTCTGGTTGAACCTGGCCCTGGTGCTGCTCTCGCTGGGGGTGGCGGTATACTCTCTTGAAGCCGCCCGGTGGATCAATCCTCAGCCCTCTCTGCTCCTGCCGTTCCTCCTCGGTGTTGCCGCCGGCAGCTTGCTAGGCGCTTCCCGCCTGCCTGGCGCTATCGCGGCCGGCCTGTCGCTCATCGGCGCCGCCGGCATGGCAGTCTGGCAGTCGTTGTCGCTTTTCTCGGACCTGGCCGGGTTGAGTAAATGGGACCGCTGGCTGGAGGCGCTGTCCCGGCCTTCCGACAACCAGATTGCCTTCGCCGTATTTTTGGTGGCTGTCTGCTGGCTAGCCGGTGTCACCGGCGCCTGGTTCGCCGCGCGCCGGCGCAATGGCTGGCCGGCATTCATCATCGGCGCACTTATCGTCAGCTTAAACGTCGCCAATCTGACCCGGGAATTCGAGTTCATAATTCCGCTCTACCTGGTTGCAGGGCTGGTGATGGTAGCCGCCTCGGCCTCCAATGGGAGGGGAACCCGTTTGCTGGCAGGTCTGCCGTTATGCCTGTTGATCGTACTGGCGGCGTTCGCCCTGCCGCAATCCCCGGCAGCAGACCTGAAGCTGCAGGTCGGCGGCGAGTCAATCCTGGCGGCACTCAAGGATAATACCCTAAACATCTTTTCGGCTGTCCCTTCGAAGGTAAAAACGGTGCGAAGCTCCAATCAGGACTCAGTGTCTTTCAGCGCTGCGCCCGACCAGAGCGATGCAATCAGATTCATCATCGATTTTCCTACGTCCGGCTACTTCACAACGCGCTATTACGATACGTACTCCGCCGCCGGTTGGACCGTGAGCCAGTCAGCTGCCACCGAGATCACCCCTAATCAGCCGATAATCGGCGCCGCACCGCCGGCGCGGTCCATAGCCATCAGTTACCAGGTAGAAAACCAGGTCAAGACGGACCTGATACTGGTCAACGGGTATCCGTTATCCGTTTCCATTCCGGTTTTATCCCGGAGCCTACTCTCCCCTGAAGGCAACGACATCATGACGCTCATTTCTCCCCGGTTGCTTGCTGTGTACCAGACCTACCAGGTGACCGGCCGGCTGCCGGCTGTAACGGCGGCTGAACTGGCGCTGGCTGCGGGAAAGTACCCTGACTGGATTGCTGAGCGTTACCTTCAGCTGCCGAGTAATCTGCCGAGGTCCGTGTCCCAACTCAGCCGGTTCCTGACGCGGGACAAGGTGACGGCTTACGAGAAGGTCATGGCGGTCAAAGAATACCTGGGGAGCTTCTCATACGAAATCTCAGGGACGGCGGTGGCCACAGGCGCGGACGGAGTGGCTCAGTTTATCGCCTCACGTCAAGGCAATTGCGTCAACTTCGCGTCAGCCGCAGTAGTCTTGCTGCGTTCCGCAGGCATCCCGGCCCGCTTCTGTCAGGGGTATCTGGGCATCGAGCGCGATGCCGATACCAACCGGTTGATCATCCGCGGCCATGATTCCCACACCTGGGCTGAAGTTTATTTTCCTGATTACGGCTGGATTGTATTGGAAACTACTCCCGGACGCCCCGCCGACAGCCTGGAAAACTCCGCCGCAGTCATCTCCGGAGACATTCTGCCGCCGCCGCCATCAACGAATCCCTTCCTGCCCGGCGGCGAGATCGAAGATACCGCCGGGGCGGCCTCTCTGGATCCGGCCGGCGGGGGAATGCCCGAGACCGGCGGCTGGGTGCTGGCACTTGCCTTCCTGTTACCGAGTATCGCTCTGGCCGCCGGCGGCGGGACCCTGTATTTATCACGCGCATCTTCCGCGGGTTCGGCTTACGCCCGGCTGGGACTGGTAGGCAGGTTGTTCCGCCTGAGGCCGAATCCCGCCGAAACACCCCTGGAATACGCCCGCCGCTTGAGCGCCCGCCTGCCGTCCGAGGCCGCCGGCATCAGCGCGGTTGCCGGCGCCTATGCCCGGGTCCGCTACGGGCCGGCCAAGACCCGGTCAGCACAGGACGATGATGGGTTGCGGTACGAGTGGCGGCAGTTGAGCCTGCGCCTCATTAGACTTAGATTCGGACTGGCCAGTCCGGAAAACTGA
- a CDS encoding DUF58 domain-containing protein: MRPGVGLLVSTLVLAGAVAVTGSVLALRLFYVWILVLAAGWLWVRLSIRGLSLESGAIPERACAGSSIQQEVSLNSASRLPRFGLTLQAETDLPGADSAPVHEIVSGRGASLQTNYLLVKRGRFHLGRFRLTATDPFGLFHSRTSLGEARQITVHPQAVPLPPFSLLGLAGSGLSRRLPEALSASASSIREYTTGDSLRHVHWTSTAHTGQYMVKVFDADRSRHRAKNYWVILDMAAPAHSGEGSQSTAEYAVTLAAALARKYIAGGFQFGLIASQHEPVVMPAAASQKHLTDILDVLAVIEPRGAMPVAELIARHQGLFGSDSTVVTISPSNSSALTEAYHQLTSRGGAAAFFLIDGADFGGPSPAAAGRSLIQLGAPVYLLRKADSCAQSLEQAAGAPGWVRDWSRS; encoded by the coding sequence ATGCGCCCAGGTGTGGGACTATTAGTCTCGACGCTGGTCCTGGCAGGGGCGGTAGCGGTTACCGGCTCAGTGCTGGCGCTGCGGCTGTTCTATGTCTGGATTCTGGTCCTGGCGGCCGGATGGCTCTGGGTCAGGCTGTCAATCCGCGGCCTTTCGTTAGAGTCCGGTGCCATTCCGGAACGTGCCTGCGCCGGATCTTCAATCCAACAGGAGGTCAGTCTCAACTCAGCCAGCCGCCTGCCCCGGTTCGGCCTGACGCTGCAGGCAGAGACCGATCTCCCGGGTGCGGATAGCGCTCCCGTACACGAAATCGTTTCCGGCCGAGGCGCATCCCTGCAGACCAATTACTTGCTGGTAAAGCGCGGCCGCTTCCATCTGGGGAGATTCCGGCTTACCGCCACTGATCCTTTTGGATTGTTCCACTCCCGAACCTCATTGGGCGAGGCGCGGCAAATCACCGTGCATCCCCAGGCAGTGCCGTTGCCGCCTTTCAGCCTGCTGGGACTGGCCGGATCGGGGTTGTCGAGGAGGCTGCCGGAAGCTCTTTCAGCTTCAGCCTCTAGCATCCGTGAATACACCACGGGCGATTCGCTGCGCCATGTCCACTGGACAAGCACCGCCCACACCGGACAATACATGGTCAAGGTTTTCGACGCCGACCGCTCCCGCCACCGCGCCAAGAACTATTGGGTTATTCTGGATATGGCCGCGCCGGCCCACTCCGGTGAGGGCAGCCAGTCCACGGCAGAATACGCGGTTACCCTGGCGGCGGCGCTGGCCAGAAAATACATCGCCGGCGGTTTCCAGTTCGGCTTAATCGCCAGCCAGCACGAACCTGTCGTTATGCCCGCAGCTGCCAGTCAAAAACACCTGACCGATATCCTGGACGTTCTAGCGGTCATCGAGCCTCGGGGGGCAATGCCGGTTGCGGAACTTATCGCCAGGCATCAGGGATTATTCGGTTCGGACTCGACGGTAGTGACCATTTCCCCGTCCAACTCCAGCGCTTTGACGGAGGCCTATCACCAGTTAACCTCACGCGGCGGGGCAGCCGCATTCTTTCTTATCGACGGCGCCGACTTCGGCGGACCTTCACCCGCCGCTGCCGGTCGATCGCTTATTCAGCTTGGGGCGCCGGTTTATCTGCTGCGGAAGGCAGACAGCTGCGCTCAGTCCCTGGAGCAGGCCGCCGGCGCGCCGGGGTGGGTCAGGGACTGGAGCCGCTCGTGA
- a CDS encoding AAA family ATPase, with product MLTRHKAETQASGQPLAQAYESASAIIENVGKVIVGKAEAIRLAVVAILAGGHLLIEDAPGVGKTMLARSLARSLECSFKRLQFTPDMLPGDITGTTVYNQKSGDFEFRPGPVMAQIVLADEINRATPKVQSALLECMEEHQISVDGVTHRMPVPFHVLATQNPVEYEGTFPLPETQLDRFLLRLSLGFPDPAGELTILENQRFRHPIEDLTPVVHAEELIGLQAAVKDIFVDRLVSQYIVALSGATRNHRSLYLGVSPRGSLALYRTAQALALVSGRDYVLPDDVKALAVPVLAHRMVLDPSVPHKTSSRDIVTEIINSLPVPGAMSGRS from the coding sequence ATGCTTACCCGGCATAAGGCAGAAACCCAGGCGTCGGGCCAGCCGCTAGCCCAGGCGTATGAATCCGCTTCGGCGATCATCGAAAACGTCGGCAAGGTCATCGTCGGCAAAGCGGAAGCAATCAGGTTGGCGGTAGTTGCCATTCTGGCCGGCGGGCACTTACTCATCGAAGATGCTCCCGGCGTCGGCAAAACGATGCTGGCCCGGTCACTGGCCCGGTCGCTGGAGTGTTCTTTCAAGCGCCTCCAGTTCACCCCTGACATGCTTCCCGGGGATATCACCGGCACGACCGTCTATAACCAAAAAAGCGGAGATTTTGAATTCCGTCCCGGACCGGTGATGGCCCAGATCGTGCTGGCCGACGAGATCAACCGCGCCACGCCTAAAGTGCAGTCAGCCCTGCTGGAATGCATGGAGGAGCACCAGATCTCGGTCGACGGCGTAACCCACCGGATGCCGGTGCCCTTCCACGTACTGGCCACCCAGAACCCTGTGGAATATGAGGGCACCTTCCCCTTGCCCGAAACTCAGCTCGACCGCTTCCTGCTTCGGCTGTCTTTGGGCTTTCCCGATCCGGCCGGGGAACTGACGATCCTGGAAAACCAGCGCTTCCGTCATCCCATCGAAGACCTGACGCCGGTGGTCCACGCTGAGGAACTCATCGGCCTTCAGGCGGCGGTCAAGGATATTTTCGTCGACCGTCTGGTCAGTCAATACATCGTCGCCCTATCCGGCGCTACCAGAAATCACCGGTCGCTGTATCTGGGAGTTTCACCCAGGGGTTCGCTGGCCCTATACCGCACCGCCCAGGCGCTGGCGCTGGTCAGCGGCCGGGATTATGTCCTGCCTGACGACGTGAAAGCCCTGGCGGTGCCGGTCCTGGCGCACCGGATGGTTCTTGACCCGTCTGTACCCCACAAGACCTCCAGCCGCGATATCGTCACCGAGATAATTAACAGCCTGCCGGTGCCGGGCGCCATGTCCGGCCGAAGCTGA
- a CDS encoding SRPBCC family protein — translation MADKTIVQLAVFEAPARRVFEALTDSAQHSAFTGAAASIDARPGGSFSAYDGYISGKFLELEPGARYVQRWRASDWPEGVFSTVSVELGEKRGVSTLRFTQQGVPEAFAEEIAQGWHDFYWDRLRLYLEKPPGR, via the coding sequence ATGGCCGATAAAACGATTGTGCAGCTGGCAGTGTTCGAGGCTCCGGCGCGGCGCGTCTTTGAGGCGCTGACGGATTCGGCGCAGCATTCAGCTTTCACCGGCGCGGCGGCATCCATCGACGCCCGGCCCGGCGGCAGCTTCAGCGCCTACGACGGCTACATCAGCGGCAAGTTTCTCGAGCTTGAGCCCGGCGCAAGGTACGTCCAGCGGTGGCGGGCTTCTGACTGGCCGGAAGGTGTTTTCTCGACCGTTTCGGTCGAGCTCGGTGAAAAAAGGGGCGTGTCCACTTTAAGGTTCACCCAGCAGGGCGTGCCTGAGGCCTTCGCCGAGGAAATTGCCCAGGGCTGGCATGATTTCTACTGGGACCGGCTGCGGCTTTACCTGGAAAAACCTCCCGGCCGGTAG
- a CDS encoding peptidylprolyl isomerase has translation MPETKRWTAAPPMQIDPNKKYTAAIDTSLGSFKIELLAKESPKTVNNFVFLAGEGFYDGVIFHRIIAPFMIQTGDPTGTGGGGPGYRFNDELPAKHSYDPGIVAMANAGPNTNGSQFFICTGPQARGLNGCPNYTQFGRVTEGMDTVQKIAGVKVGRSPHGEVSMPVDPPVIKGISLTEA, from the coding sequence ATGCCCGAAACCAAACGTTGGACCGCCGCCCCGCCGATGCAGATCGATCCCAATAAAAAATACACCGCCGCCATCGACACCTCACTTGGCAGCTTCAAGATCGAGCTGCTGGCCAAGGAAAGCCCCAAAACGGTAAACAACTTCGTCTTTCTGGCCGGCGAGGGTTTTTACGACGGCGTTATCTTCCACCGCATCATCGCCCCGTTTATGATCCAGACCGGAGACCCCACCGGTACCGGCGGCGGCGGCCCGGGCTACCGCTTCAACGACGAACTCCCGGCGAAGCATTCTTACGATCCCGGGATTGTAGCCATGGCTAATGCGGGCCCCAACACCAACGGCAGCCAGTTCTTCATCTGCACCGGTCCCCAGGCCCGCGGCTTGAACGGCTGCCCCAACTACACCCAGTTCGGGCGGGTTACCGAAGGTATGGACACGGTTCAGAAGATCGCCGGGGTCAAGGTTGGCCGCTCCCCTCACGGTGAAGTGTCCATGCCAGTTGATCCGCCGGTGATCAAAGGAATCTCCCTAACCGAGGCCTGA
- a CDS encoding peptidylprolyl isomerase produces the protein MNLYRKLLVVLPLLAILTAGGCGDPKPTYATIETNLGSFKIEFFTKDAPKTVENFISLTEKGFYNQSADNKIIFHRIMKEFMVQTGDPAGTGAGGPGYTFADELPVKRSYEPGIVAMANRGPNTNGSQFFICTGPQAKNLDQNPAYTQFGIVVEGMDVVRAIASVPVVLTPTGELSKPVDPPYIIRITIEKP, from the coding sequence ATGAACTTATATAGAAAACTGCTGGTCGTGCTGCCTCTGCTGGCGATCCTGACCGCCGGAGGCTGCGGCGATCCCAAACCCACTTACGCCACCATCGAGACCAATCTGGGCAGCTTCAAGATAGAATTTTTCACCAAAGACGCGCCCAAGACGGTGGAAAATTTCATCTCCCTGACCGAAAAGGGTTTTTACAACCAGAGCGCCGACAACAAAATCATCTTTCACCGCATCATGAAGGAGTTCATGGTCCAGACCGGCGACCCCGCCGGCACCGGCGCCGGCGGTCCGGGGTACACTTTTGCCGACGAGCTGCCGGTTAAAAGGTCGTACGAACCGGGAATCGTCGCCATGGCCAACCGGGGACCCAACACCAACGGCAGCCAGTTCTTCATCTGTACCGGCCCGCAGGCTAAAAACCTCGATCAGAACCCGGCTTATACCCAATTCGGCATCGTCGTCGAGGGAATGGATGTAGTCCGGGCGATCGCCTCGGTACCGGTAGTTCTGACCCCAACCGGCGAACTCTCCAAGCCTGTCGACCCGCCCTATATCATCCGGATCACCATCGAAAAGCCTTGA
- a CDS encoding DUF502 domain-containing protein, giving the protein MKRIATWFKATLKKEFLAGLLFLVPLLASVLILMWMFNTIDGILQPVIKLFFGREIVGLGLAGTIVLIWIVGIIWHNVVGRSILKTADRVFSRLPLFSQIYTGAKQVVDSLGGVKRSAFKEVVIVDFPQKGVKSLAFITNDMEDENGKKIYVVYVPGSPNPTSGFLQLLREHQISRPNMSVDCAMRMIISCGMVTPEKCQGVELADGAGTGGGTTAPADEESAAALQSPIHLDRQPATIEPPSCQL; this is encoded by the coding sequence ATGAAAAGAATAGCCACCTGGTTCAAGGCCACTCTTAAAAAGGAATTCCTTGCCGGGCTGCTGTTCCTGGTGCCCCTGCTGGCATCGGTCCTGATCCTGATGTGGATGTTCAACACCATCGACGGCATCCTGCAGCCGGTCATCAAGCTATTTTTCGGCCGGGAGATCGTGGGGCTCGGCCTGGCCGGCACCATCGTCCTTATCTGGATCGTCGGGATCATCTGGCACAACGTGGTGGGACGCAGCATACTGAAAACCGCCGACAGGGTATTTTCCAGGCTGCCCCTATTCTCCCAGATATACACCGGCGCCAAGCAGGTGGTTGACTCTCTGGGCGGCGTCAAACGCAGCGCTTTCAAAGAAGTCGTCATCGTCGACTTCCCTCAGAAAGGGGTCAAGTCGCTGGCCTTCATCACCAACGACATGGAAGATGAAAACGGCAAGAAGATCTATGTGGTCTATGTCCCCGGATCACCCAATCCGACTTCCGGCTTTTTGCAGCTGCTGCGGGAACACCAGATATCCCGCCCGAACATGAGCGTCGACTGCGCCATGAGGATGATTATTTCCTGCGGCATGGTCACGCCTGAGAAATGCCAGGGCGTTGAGTTGGCCGACGGCGCCGGCACGGGCGGCGGAACAACAGCACCGGCCGATGAGGAGTCGGCAGCCGCTTTGCAGTCACCGATACACCTGGACCGCCAGCCCGCAACCATAGAACCGCCGTCCTGTCAGCTCTGA
- a CDS encoding glutaredoxin family protein: protein MADEIIMYGTTWCPDCVRAKSVFKQLGVTYKWVDIAADAGAAAEVERINKGFKSVPTIIFPDGAVLVEPSRAELEKKLSRA from the coding sequence ATGGCTGACGAAATCATCATGTACGGCACAACCTGGTGTCCCGACTGCGTGCGCGCCAAATCAGTCTTCAAGCAATTGGGCGTGACCTATAAATGGGTTGATATTGCCGCCGACGCCGGCGCCGCGGCTGAGGTGGAACGCATCAACAAAGGTTTCAAAAGCGTGCCGACCATCATTTTCCCGGACGGCGCCGTTCTGGTTGAACCGTCCCGAGCTGAACTCGAAAAGAAATTGAGCCGGGCGTAA